A single Coregonus clupeaformis isolate EN_2021a chromosome 39, ASM2061545v1, whole genome shotgun sequence DNA region contains:
- the LOC121554680 gene encoding dynactin subunit 1 isoform X5 yields the protein MSADGGGKPAKVGSVVEVIGKGQRGTVAYVGATLFATGKWVGVILDEPKGKNDGTVQGKRYFQCDENCGIFVRQSQIQLVEDGSSATSPDTPESATAKFLPKQKDIPEIPKSVKQMPIAKKAPRATGLSSSRSREDVSEGSLSSKGALGAPVVPMPSGIPATPGAPPPVTPSKAEPPASKQEEESLRGQVKDLEEKLETLKMKRAEDKVKLKELEKHKIQLEQLQEWKTKMQEQQADLQKQLKEAKKDAREALEAKDRYMEEMSDTADAIEMATLDKEMAEERSESLQVEVESLKEKVEELTMDLEIIKHEVEEKGSDGAASSYHVKQLEEQNSRLKDALVRMRDLSSSEKQEHVKLQKQMEKKNGELETLRTQKEKLQDEMKQAEATIDELKEQVDAALGAEEMVETLTERNLDLEEKVRELRETVTDLEAINEMNDELQENSRETEMELREQLDLNGARVREAQKRVEAAQETVADYQQTINKYRELTASLQDANRELTSVQNANAEQVQQPPAELFDFKIKFAETKAYAKAIEMELRKMEVGQANRQVSLLTSFMPDSFLRHGGDHDCILVLLLIPRLICKAELISKQAQEKFDLNSNPVERTGTKMRGPPGEQLSFASGLVYSLTLLQATLHKYEQALNCCSVEVYKRMGTLYSEMSVHERSLDFFIDLLHKDQLDETVHVEPLTKAIKYYQQLYSIHLAEQTEDCTVQLADHIKFIQSALDCMSAELVRLRAFLQPGQEGVALNILLKDLDTTCSDIKQFCKKIRRRMPGTDVPGVPAALAFGAPVSETLTDCRRQLTRVVAVLQEVAAAGAQMVAPLGEQEGLNALKLDDVAFKAVEQVYGSQGLNPHECLRQSCSSVISTMNKMATAMQEGEYDAERPQGKAPPVEARAAALRAEITDAEGLGVKLEDRDTVIKELKKSLKIKGEELSEAHVRLSLLEKKLDTSTKDADERVEKIQTKLDETLALLKKKEKEFEETMDALQADIDQLEAEKAELKQRLSSQSKMTIEGLRAPPASGIASIVTGSAGAGVVPGAGGLSGPMQVVDSPLLRQQVAAQRLGIKHLKNENNRLKAEKMRAQLASLPPLHVPKLHLREATSSSSPPTEGPLHGALYRKTDQLLGTLLKMTATVKVVDITGKTPVSASAQLLDQTARLQSLSDALDKLKGEVSEHVVSQQPGAKVSSDFATFPISSFVKAKEEKQGGTVFVGRVAIPCAKGQEQVHRLVLSQQHLQQVHRLLLT from the exons ATGAGTGCAGACGGGGGAGGCAAGCCTGCCAAAGTGGGCTCGGTGGTGGAGGTGATCGGTAAGGGCCAGCGTGGCACTGTGGCATATGTGGGCGCTACGCTCTTTGCCACGGGCAAGTGGGTGGGTGTGATCCTGGACGAGCCCAAGGGCAAGAATGACGGCACGGTCCAGGGGAAGAGATACTTCCAGTGTGATGAAAACTGCGGCATCTTTGTGCGCCAGTCCCAG ATCCAGCTAGTGGAAGATGGATCCAGTGCCACCTCTCCAGACACCCCAGAGTCTGCCACTGCCAAGTTCCTGCCCAAGCAGAAAG ACATTCCTGAGATTCCAAAATCAGTCAAACAG ATGCCCATTGCCAAGAAG gctCCCCGGGCCACCGGCCTGTCCAGCTCTCGGTCCAGGGAGGATGTCAGCGAGGGCAGCCTGTCTTCCAAGGGTGCGCTGGGGGCTCCCGTTGTCCCCATGCCCAGCGGCATCCCCGCCACGCCCGGCGCTCCACCCCCCGTCACCCCTAGCAAG GCTGAGCCTCCTGCATCAAAGCAG GAGGAGGAGTCTCTGCGTGGCCAGGTGAAGGACCTAGAGGAGAAGCTGGAGACCCTGAAAATGAAGCGGGCGGAGGACAAG GTCAAGCTGAAGGAGCTGGAGAAACACAAGATCCAGCTGGAGCAGCTGCAGGAGTGGAAGACCAAGATGCAGGAGCAGCAGGCCGACCTGCAGAAACAACTCAAAGAGGCCAAGAAG GATGCCCGGGAGGCTTTGGAGGCGAAAGACCGCTACATGGAGGAGATGTCAGACACGGCGGACGCCATCGAGATGGCCACCCTGGACAAGGAGATGGCAGAGGAGCGGTCTGAAAGCCTGCAGGTGGAGGTGGAGTCGCTGAAGGAGAAGGTGGAGGAACTCACTATGGACCTGGAGATCATTAAACACGAGGTTGAGGAGAAAG GGTCTGACGGAGCTGCCTCTAGTTACCACGTCAAGCAGCTGGAGGAGCAGAACAGCAGGCTGAAAGATGCTCTGGTCAG GATGCGTGACCTGTCGTCGTCTGAGAAGCAGGAGCACGTGAAGCTGCAGAAGCAGATGGAGAAGAAGAATGGAGAGCTGGAGACTCTGAGGACCCAGAAGGAGAAACTACAGGATGAGATGAAGCAGGCTGAGGCCACCATCGATGAGCTGAAGGAGCAG GTGGATGCTGCTCTCGGGGCAGAGGAGATGGTAGAGACTCTAACTGAGAGGAATCTGGACCTAGAGGAGAAAgtcagagagctgagagagacagTCACTGACCTG gaAGCGATCAATGAGATGAATGACGAGCTTCAGGAGAACAGccgagagacagagatggagctgAGAGAGCAGTTGGACCTGAACGGAGCCAGGGTGAGAGAGGCACAGAAGAGAGTGGAGGCTGCTCAGGAGACTGTAGCAGACTACCAGCAGACCATCAACAAGTACCGCGAGCTCACCGCCAGCCTGCAG gatgCCAACAGGGAGCTGACCAGTGTTCAGAATGCCAACGCAGAGCAGGTCCAGCAGCCTCCTGCTGAGCTGTTTGACTTCAAGATCAAGTTCGCTGAGACTAAGGCCTACGCCAAG gccATAGAGATGGAGCTGAGGAAGATGGAAGTGGGCCAGGCCAACAGACAGgtgtctctcctcacctccttcatgCCCGACTCCTTCCTGCGTCACGGAGGAGACCATGACTGTATCCTGGTGCTGCTGCTCATACCAAGACTCATCtgcaag GCTGAGTTGATCAGTAAGCAGGCCCAGGAGAAGTTTGATTTGAACAGTAACCCTGTGGAGAGGACTGGGACGAAAATGAGAGGACCACCTGGAGAACAACTCAGCTTCGCCTCAGGACTGGTCTACTCTCTGACCCTGCTGCAGGCCACGCTGCACAAATACGAACA AGCTCTGAACTGCTGCAGTGTGGAGGTGTATAAGCGAATGGGGACTCTCTACTCCGAGATGAGTGTCCATGAGCGTTCCCTAGACTTCTTCATTGACCTGCTGCACAAAGACCAACTGGACGAGACTGTACACGTGGAGCCTCTCACCAAGGCCATCAAGTACTACCAG CAACTGTACAGCATCCACCTGGCTGAGCAGACTGAAGACTGCACCGTGCAGCTGGCTGACCACATCAAG ttcatcCAGAGTGCGTTGGACTGTATGAGTGCTGAGCTGGTGCGTCTCAGGGCTTTCCTGCAGCCGGGACAGGAGGGGGTGGCTCTGAACATCCTTCTGAAGGACCTGGACACCACCTGCAG TGACATCAAACAATTCTGTAAGAAGATCAGACGCAGGATGCCAGGGACCGATGTGCCAGGGGTGCCAGCTGCTCTGGCCTTTGGAGCTCCG GTGTCGGAGACGCTGACGGACTGCAGGCGTCAGCTGACGCGGGTGGTTGCAGTACTACAGGAGGTGGCGGCGGCGGGGGCTCAGATGGTCGCCCCTCTCGGGGAGCAGGAGGGGCTCAACGCTCTAAAACTGGATGACGTGGCCTTCAAGGCTGTTGAACAG gtGTATGGGTCCCAAGGTCTAAACCCCCATGAGTGTCTGCGTCAGTCCTGCAGCTCTGTCATCTCCACCATGAACAAGATGGCCACTGCCATGCAGGAGGGAGAGTATGATGCTGAGAGACCACAGGGAAAG GCTCCCCCAGTAGAGGCTCGTGCGGCAGCCCTCAGGGCAGAGATCACTGATGCAGAGGGCCTGGGTGTCAAACTGGAAGACAGAGACACCGTCATCAAGGAGCTCAAGAAGTCACTAAAGATCAAg GGAGAGGAGTTGAGTGAGGCCCACGTCCGTCTCAGTCTCCTGGAGAAGAAGCTGGACACGTCAACTAAAGACGCAGACGAACGTGTGGAGAAGATCCAGACCAAACTGGATGAGACCCTGGCCCTGCTCAAGAAGAAGGAGAA ggagtttGAGGAGACCATGGATGCCCTGCAGGCAGACATTGAccagctggaggcagagaaggCGGAACTGAAGCAGCGTCTCTCCAGCCAATCAAAGATGACCATCGAGGGCCTCAGGGCCCCGCCTGCCTCGGGCATCGCCTCCATCGTCACGGGATCTGCCGGAG ccGGTGTTGTCCCAGGAGCAGGGGGTCTGTCTGGGCCGATGCAGGTGGTGGACTCCCCTCTCCTCCGTCAGCAGGTGGCGGCTCAGAGACTGGGCATCAAACACCTGAAGAACGAGAACAACAGACTCAAG GCAGAGAAGATGAGAGCCCAGctagcctctctccctcccctccacgtCCCCAAGCTACACCTGAGAGAggccacctcttcctcctctccccctactgAGGGGCCTCTCCACGGGGCTCTCTACAGGAAGACTGACCAGCTCTTGGGGACCCTGCTCAAGATGACCGCCACCGTTAAAGTGGTCGACATCACCGGGAAGACACCAG TGAGTGCTAGTGCTCAGCTCTTGGACCAGACAGCTCGGCTGCAGAGCCTGAGTGACGCCCTGGACAAACTGAAG ggtgaaGTGTCAGAGCATGTGGTTTCTCAGCAGCCTGGGGCAAAGGTCTCCTCTGACTTTGCCACCTTTCCCATCTCGTCTTTCGTCAAG GCGAAGGAGGAGAAGCAGGGAGGCACGGTTTTCGTAGGGCGCGTTGCCATCCCGTGTGCCAAGGGCCAGGAGCAGGTGCACCGTCTTGTCCTCTCACAGCAACACCTGCAGCAAGTGCACCGCCTCCTCTTAACCTAA
- the LOC121554680 gene encoding dynactin subunit 1 isoform X2 produces MSADGGGKPAKVGSVVEVIGKGQRGTVAYVGATLFATGKWVGVILDEPKGKNDGTVQGKRYFQCDENCGIFVRQSQIQLVEDGSSATSPDTPESATAKFLPKQKDIPEIPKSVKQFVTRRSTKWNTPGRLSSSSSLPSLLMAPRATGLSSSRSREDVSEGSLSSKGALGAPVVPMPSGIPATPGAPPPVTPSKAEPPASKQEEESLRGQVKDLEEKLETLKMKRAEDKVKLKELEKHKIQLEQLQEWKTKMQEQQADLQKQLKEAKKDAREALEAKDRYMEEMSDTADAIEMATLDKEMAEERSESLQVEVESLKEKVEELTMDLEIIKHEVEEKGSDGAASSYHVKQLEEQNSRLKDALVRMRDLSSSEKQEHVKLQKQMEKKNGELETLRTQKEKLQDEMKQAEATIDELKEQVDAALGAEEMVETLTERNLDLEEKVRELRETVTDLEAINEMNDELQENSRETEMELREQLDLNGARVREAQKRVEAAQETVADYQQTINKYRELTASLQDANRELTSVQNANAEQVQQPPAELFDFKIKFAETKAYAKAIEMELRKMEVGQANRQVSLLTSFMPDSFLRHGGDHDCILVLLLIPRLICKAELISKQAQEKFDLNSNPVERTGTKMRGPPGEQLSFASGLVYSLTLLQATLHKYEQALNCCSVEVYKRMGTLYSEMSVHERSLDFFIDLLHKDQLDETVHVEPLTKAIKYYQQLYSIHLAEQTEDCTVQLADHIKFIQSALDCMSAELVRLRAFLQPGQEGVALNILLKDLDTTCSDIKQFCKKIRRRMPGTDVPGVPAALAFGAPVSETLTDCRRQLTRVVAVLQEVAAAGAQMVAPLGEQEGLNALKLDDVAFKAVEQVYGSQGLNPHECLRQSCSSVISTMNKMATAMQEGEYDAERPQGKAPPVEARAAALRAEITDAEGLGVKLEDRDTVIKELKKSLKIKGEELSEAHVRLSLLEKKLDTSTKDADERVEKIQTKLDETLALLKKKEKEFEETMDALQADIDQLEAEKAELKQRLSSQSKMTIEGLRAPPASGIASIVTGSAGAGVVPGAGGLSGPMQVVDSPLLRQQVAAQRLGIKHLKNENNRLKAEKMRAQLASLPPLHVPKLHLREATSSSSPPTEGPLHGALYRKTDQLLGTLLKMTATVKVVDITGKTPVSASAQLLDQTARLQSLSDALDKLKGEVSEHVVSQQPGAKVSSDFATFPISSFVKAKEEKQGGTVFVGRVAIPCAKGQEQVHRLVLSQQHLQQVHRLLLT; encoded by the exons ATGAGTGCAGACGGGGGAGGCAAGCCTGCCAAAGTGGGCTCGGTGGTGGAGGTGATCGGTAAGGGCCAGCGTGGCACTGTGGCATATGTGGGCGCTACGCTCTTTGCCACGGGCAAGTGGGTGGGTGTGATCCTGGACGAGCCCAAGGGCAAGAATGACGGCACGGTCCAGGGGAAGAGATACTTCCAGTGTGATGAAAACTGCGGCATCTTTGTGCGCCAGTCCCAG ATCCAGCTAGTGGAAGATGGATCCAGTGCCACCTCTCCAGACACCCCAGAGTCTGCCACTGCCAAGTTCCTGCCCAAGCAGAAAG ACATTCCTGAGATTCCAAAATCAGTCAAACAG ttcgTCACCCGTCGTAGCACCAAG TGGAACACTCCAGGtcgcctctcctcctccagctcccttccctccctcctcatg gctCCCCGGGCCACCGGCCTGTCCAGCTCTCGGTCCAGGGAGGATGTCAGCGAGGGCAGCCTGTCTTCCAAGGGTGCGCTGGGGGCTCCCGTTGTCCCCATGCCCAGCGGCATCCCCGCCACGCCCGGCGCTCCACCCCCCGTCACCCCTAGCAAG GCTGAGCCTCCTGCATCAAAGCAG GAGGAGGAGTCTCTGCGTGGCCAGGTGAAGGACCTAGAGGAGAAGCTGGAGACCCTGAAAATGAAGCGGGCGGAGGACAAG GTCAAGCTGAAGGAGCTGGAGAAACACAAGATCCAGCTGGAGCAGCTGCAGGAGTGGAAGACCAAGATGCAGGAGCAGCAGGCCGACCTGCAGAAACAACTCAAAGAGGCCAAGAAG GATGCCCGGGAGGCTTTGGAGGCGAAAGACCGCTACATGGAGGAGATGTCAGACACGGCGGACGCCATCGAGATGGCCACCCTGGACAAGGAGATGGCAGAGGAGCGGTCTGAAAGCCTGCAGGTGGAGGTGGAGTCGCTGAAGGAGAAGGTGGAGGAACTCACTATGGACCTGGAGATCATTAAACACGAGGTTGAGGAGAAAG GGTCTGACGGAGCTGCCTCTAGTTACCACGTCAAGCAGCTGGAGGAGCAGAACAGCAGGCTGAAAGATGCTCTGGTCAG GATGCGTGACCTGTCGTCGTCTGAGAAGCAGGAGCACGTGAAGCTGCAGAAGCAGATGGAGAAGAAGAATGGAGAGCTGGAGACTCTGAGGACCCAGAAGGAGAAACTACAGGATGAGATGAAGCAGGCTGAGGCCACCATCGATGAGCTGAAGGAGCAG GTGGATGCTGCTCTCGGGGCAGAGGAGATGGTAGAGACTCTAACTGAGAGGAATCTGGACCTAGAGGAGAAAgtcagagagctgagagagacagTCACTGACCTG gaAGCGATCAATGAGATGAATGACGAGCTTCAGGAGAACAGccgagagacagagatggagctgAGAGAGCAGTTGGACCTGAACGGAGCCAGGGTGAGAGAGGCACAGAAGAGAGTGGAGGCTGCTCAGGAGACTGTAGCAGACTACCAGCAGACCATCAACAAGTACCGCGAGCTCACCGCCAGCCTGCAG gatgCCAACAGGGAGCTGACCAGTGTTCAGAATGCCAACGCAGAGCAGGTCCAGCAGCCTCCTGCTGAGCTGTTTGACTTCAAGATCAAGTTCGCTGAGACTAAGGCCTACGCCAAG gccATAGAGATGGAGCTGAGGAAGATGGAAGTGGGCCAGGCCAACAGACAGgtgtctctcctcacctccttcatgCCCGACTCCTTCCTGCGTCACGGAGGAGACCATGACTGTATCCTGGTGCTGCTGCTCATACCAAGACTCATCtgcaag GCTGAGTTGATCAGTAAGCAGGCCCAGGAGAAGTTTGATTTGAACAGTAACCCTGTGGAGAGGACTGGGACGAAAATGAGAGGACCACCTGGAGAACAACTCAGCTTCGCCTCAGGACTGGTCTACTCTCTGACCCTGCTGCAGGCCACGCTGCACAAATACGAACA AGCTCTGAACTGCTGCAGTGTGGAGGTGTATAAGCGAATGGGGACTCTCTACTCCGAGATGAGTGTCCATGAGCGTTCCCTAGACTTCTTCATTGACCTGCTGCACAAAGACCAACTGGACGAGACTGTACACGTGGAGCCTCTCACCAAGGCCATCAAGTACTACCAG CAACTGTACAGCATCCACCTGGCTGAGCAGACTGAAGACTGCACCGTGCAGCTGGCTGACCACATCAAG ttcatcCAGAGTGCGTTGGACTGTATGAGTGCTGAGCTGGTGCGTCTCAGGGCTTTCCTGCAGCCGGGACAGGAGGGGGTGGCTCTGAACATCCTTCTGAAGGACCTGGACACCACCTGCAG TGACATCAAACAATTCTGTAAGAAGATCAGACGCAGGATGCCAGGGACCGATGTGCCAGGGGTGCCAGCTGCTCTGGCCTTTGGAGCTCCG GTGTCGGAGACGCTGACGGACTGCAGGCGTCAGCTGACGCGGGTGGTTGCAGTACTACAGGAGGTGGCGGCGGCGGGGGCTCAGATGGTCGCCCCTCTCGGGGAGCAGGAGGGGCTCAACGCTCTAAAACTGGATGACGTGGCCTTCAAGGCTGTTGAACAG gtGTATGGGTCCCAAGGTCTAAACCCCCATGAGTGTCTGCGTCAGTCCTGCAGCTCTGTCATCTCCACCATGAACAAGATGGCCACTGCCATGCAGGAGGGAGAGTATGATGCTGAGAGACCACAGGGAAAG GCTCCCCCAGTAGAGGCTCGTGCGGCAGCCCTCAGGGCAGAGATCACTGATGCAGAGGGCCTGGGTGTCAAACTGGAAGACAGAGACACCGTCATCAAGGAGCTCAAGAAGTCACTAAAGATCAAg GGAGAGGAGTTGAGTGAGGCCCACGTCCGTCTCAGTCTCCTGGAGAAGAAGCTGGACACGTCAACTAAAGACGCAGACGAACGTGTGGAGAAGATCCAGACCAAACTGGATGAGACCCTGGCCCTGCTCAAGAAGAAGGAGAA ggagtttGAGGAGACCATGGATGCCCTGCAGGCAGACATTGAccagctggaggcagagaaggCGGAACTGAAGCAGCGTCTCTCCAGCCAATCAAAGATGACCATCGAGGGCCTCAGGGCCCCGCCTGCCTCGGGCATCGCCTCCATCGTCACGGGATCTGCCGGAG ccGGTGTTGTCCCAGGAGCAGGGGGTCTGTCTGGGCCGATGCAGGTGGTGGACTCCCCTCTCCTCCGTCAGCAGGTGGCGGCTCAGAGACTGGGCATCAAACACCTGAAGAACGAGAACAACAGACTCAAG GCAGAGAAGATGAGAGCCCAGctagcctctctccctcccctccacgtCCCCAAGCTACACCTGAGAGAggccacctcttcctcctctccccctactgAGGGGCCTCTCCACGGGGCTCTCTACAGGAAGACTGACCAGCTCTTGGGGACCCTGCTCAAGATGACCGCCACCGTTAAAGTGGTCGACATCACCGGGAAGACACCAG TGAGTGCTAGTGCTCAGCTCTTGGACCAGACAGCTCGGCTGCAGAGCCTGAGTGACGCCCTGGACAAACTGAAG ggtgaaGTGTCAGAGCATGTGGTTTCTCAGCAGCCTGGGGCAAAGGTCTCCTCTGACTTTGCCACCTTTCCCATCTCGTCTTTCGTCAAG GCGAAGGAGGAGAAGCAGGGAGGCACGGTTTTCGTAGGGCGCGTTGCCATCCCGTGTGCCAAGGGCCAGGAGCAGGTGCACCGTCTTGTCCTCTCACAGCAACACCTGCAGCAAGTGCACCGCCTCCTCTTAACCTAA